From the Lathyrus oleraceus cultivar Zhongwan6 chromosome 3, CAAS_Psat_ZW6_1.0, whole genome shotgun sequence genome, the window tagagactaacaaacatgagtgaaacacacaagaaagaaagagatggatttttgaATGTAAACAATTAAAAGGCTCAAAACCTTACAACGTTAATTGATCTACCATAAATGATATATAATTTAGAGTTTAATTCTACATATCATACTGTTAGCTGGAGGTTTTGACCATTAGGTTGAAGTTCTTTGAAAATATTATGTTTTGGAGAATAATATAAAAAATGGTTTTGTCGAAGCTATTTATTAAATCCTTTTCTTGGAAGAAAGGACCTTTTTGTCGAAGCTTAAGACTTAGAAGATTTTAGGATCTCCACAAGTTCTCTTCGACATCGGCGTTTGGCAGATTCGAAGCTTCGAGCCGGAAAGATTTGAAATTCAAACGAAGTAGTTTCGTCAGGCgaacgcgtggaagcatctgagACACGCAGCGCTTGAAAACGTCGAACATGGCAATCATCTATGTAGAGACTGTTAGGGTCGAATTGTTATAAATAGGAGTCTTAGTTTTTAGATTTGGGGTGTTCAAACTGATatacaaaattcactaaaaatactcaaagtaccggagcgagagaaacgagtctttgttgaaaatgtatgtatgaagaacaccatgattACATTTCATGTTATCTTTTTAACGCAAGTTACTTAAATTAAACCATTTGCTGTCTTTATTTCTATTTATGCCTTCTGTCGAATTGCCTTTATCTTCAAAGTCTTTCGTCATTGCTTTTACCTTTGCATTTACATTTCTCCAAACCTTTATTTCCAGCACTTTTCAAACTTAAAACCTTTTACTTCAAGTTATTTATCTTTACTTTTGCCAATTACCTTTGTTATCTTTAAAAAACCTTTTTACAGAATTACTGCCATTTATCCTTTATCTTTAAAGTCATAAGCCTTTAGATTTTGTTTAGATTTATTGTCGAAACACCCTTTACTTTGTACCATTAACGCTAGATAGAGAACCCTAATTACCCttcataaaccagaaacaaacttaatcatgaatcaaatcaccgtaacactagttcttgagacatatgtcctaggatcaatctagtcgatcctgtaagttaccaagattaataatattggaggactagcggttgtttgtcagaaattactgataaacaaattggcacacccggTGGGACAGTGTCAAAAGAACTGTTAGTTATAATAGTTTGCTTTACTTTTACAATACAAAATTGTTGTTATTCTTTTGAGTTAAAAAATCATAGTGTTGCATGAACCTTAGAAGTGGTAAGATAGCCAACAATTCGCAACCTATAACCAAAAGAAAAAACACAAAAAAGATGGTTAATACAACTAGTCAAGGGGAACAAGTTCGATTGATGCATCCACTGAGATCCCTAGTACACAGGCCATACCAACATCTGGATCCATGGCCTTAAATAATTCGACAACAATGTCTATTATGTCAAGTGTAGCAAACGTTTCTGTAAGTTCAATCCCTGGCCCGTTTTCGATAATTGTCAGAACCCAACCAACACCTACTACCCCTATGCCACCGAGATTTGAGAATTCTAGGCCTTGGAGAGAATACCCATATGGAATGCCATCTACTGCCATGGCAGGACTTCAAAATAATACTTCCATATATACTCAACCCCATAATACAGTTATTTCGCCAATTCAAAATTCTAGTTCTGGCATGAACCATGTAGGTCGAAATACCAAATCACAAGGATTATCCACCCTATTACCTACCCTTACAACGAATAACCAGACAGCCTTTAGACAATAAATGGATGctagtaaccatgatatggtaggagttCTTGCCAGAGAAATGAATACCATTTTTTCTCCCCTAATACAGAATGTAAATAGGACTAACAATGATAATGCCCAAACATACCAACAACTGTCAGCGCAGATGGGACGCATAGCAGATTTCCTAGGCGCCCCTCAGTCCTCTGTTCGACGCAGACCAAACCAAGTTATAATCCAGGAAGAAGAACCAACTATAAATCAGGTTCGACCACCTAGACAAGCGCCTGACGAAAGGGTCATGGGGGCAAGATTAGAACAACAGCCAGTTCGACAGGAAGTCCCTGAAGAACAATATAGGAGAGTAATGATGGTTAATAGAGACCAGGATGCAGACGAAGTAATTCATAGGGTTAGGCAAGAAAACATGATGGAAAATAACATAACTACTATGATAGAGAGAATCATGGCCCAGAATGGTCTGAATACATGACTTCGACGGCCAAATTATACCTCTCCTTTATCAGAGTACGCCCTACAAACTGAATTACCAAGGGGTTATAAAATCCCTAAGTTCACTAAattctcaggggacactagtgaaTCCACTATAGAACACATAGCCAGATACATGACTGAGGCAGGGGATTTGGCGAACATGAGAATCTAAGAATGAAATATTTCCCCAGTTCTTTAACGAAGAATGCCTTCACGTGGTTTAAAACTTTGCCACCAAATTCCATAGATACTTGACCTCATTTGGAGAGATTATTTCATGAACAAATCTACATGGGCCAAACTAAGATAAGTCTTAAGGAATTAGCCAGTATTAAAAGAAAATTCACTGAAACTATAGATGATTATCTGAATAGGTTCCGTTTGTTGAAATCTAGATGCTTTACAGTAGTGCCTGAACATGaattggtcgaaatggccgctggAAGGTTAGACTATTCCATTAGGAAAAAGttagatacccagtatctgagaGATATGGCCCAATTAGCAGACAGGGTTCGACAGGTCAAATGTTTAAAAGCTGAAAAGGCCAGAGCGAATAAGAATTATAAGAACGAAAGGGTTGCTTATGTCGAAGTCGAAGATGAGGAGTCTGAAATCTCTAATGACCCTTATGGTCTCGAGGAATTCGAAGTATATTTGGCTGAATTAAAAGAAGCACCACCTTATGCTTGTAAATTACTTACACCTTCGAATGGCAGGAACCCTGTCGAAACCGAAAAGAATGATAGATTTCCTAAAAAGAGTTACACATTTGACGTTACCAAATGTGATGAAATCTTCAATTTATTAGTAAAAGATGGCCAAATGATAATGCCTCCTAATACCAAAATTCCTCCGTTAGAACAACGGAAGAAAAGAGGCTTTTGTAAATATCACATTTTTTTAGGCCATAAAACCTCACAAtgctttcttttcagggatcttattCAGAATGCAATTAAGGATGGCCGCCTCAAGTTCGCTGACAGGGGGAGAAACCAGATGAAGGTTGACGCTGACCCTCTCAACATTGCTGACACAAATTGTGCTGAACCTGTCGAAATCAACATGATTAACATGGTGGAAGTGGAGGCTATGAAGGAAACAGGAACTGAAGGCTATGTGCTAGTTGGAAAGCAGGCTACTGATGGCCTAAATAATGATGTTCCCTTTGGAATTTCTGTCGAAGGTGAACAGGTTGTTGATATCGAACCAAAGGCCACTGAAGGTCTTAATGGGAAGGCAATTGAGGCTACTGAGGGCCTAAGGAAGAAATTTGAGGAAATTTCAATCGCTGAGGGCGCCAATCTAGGTGTCAACATGGTGGATCTGAaccaacccccccccccccccccccctccaGAGATGGAGGAAGTGGAGAGGTGTCTAAAGATGACACTCCGTCGCAATTTGGCTATCCCTGAGGGCGACAATGTGGATCTGAACCAAGAGGGAATGCAATTTGGCTATCCCAAAGCCAATGAGAGCCTACGTGAATACCTTTGGAGGTGTCACAAAAGAAATTATGACATGTTGTTGTGCCCAAGGTGTAGCATCATGATGTGTCAAAGGGTGGCTAAGGACTATGAAAGATGGCAACGAACTAAGACTAAGAGAAATTGGAGAAAGGAAAGCCAACTACTGAAGGTGTATCCCAAGCCTGGAGAAAGCCTTCTTGGTTTTATTGTGCATTGCTACAAGTACGAAACAGAATACTTGATGTATCCCAGATGTGGGGCAGTTTACAACAGGGAATTGGCCGAAGCGTTCGAGATAATTCCATCTAACCAAGGTTGGAATGGACACGGAGGTAACCCGAATATGTACATATTCGACAAGAGGGGAGTCCCTAGGTGGAAAGACAACCATCACCCAAGGGCAAAAAGAGTTATGTTTAAGCTTCCGGCAGAAGTCCCTGAGGACAAATGGACTCAGGTGGGGTCGAAGAAGGGAAAGTGGAAAAGTTTTGAGGATGGAGGAAGAACCTCTTGGGCTTATAGAAAATAGTTCCAAACATCTAAGAGAGAGGCTATCATACTGGAGAACTACAAAGGAAAGAATCCCATGTCAAGGTCCCAGTGGAGAAGACATCAGAGGTTGAGGAAGGCTGAAAGAGAGATGACTTCGAGGGAGATTGGAGAATCCAGTAACATCAAGGTTCCCCCAAATGTTACAAATTCGACCAAACCCCCTGTAGGAAGGAAGTTATTTTCATCTGAAAACAAAAACACAAATCATAAAGTTCAGGAGGAACAAATAAGAGAGGAAGAAATTCTCACTGACGACTTTGAGTCCGACGGAGTGTCATCTGTTAATATGAATTGCAATGTGGTATCAGTTCTGCCATACGAATATAATCAGGAGACAGAGATTGAAGACAATGAGGAAGCAGATGTTGTGGAGATGGCGAAGCATAAACCTGTGTGTTACTATGTTCTCAACAACGGCGCTGTCGAAGAGCAGAATGCTCTTTTTGAAAGGCCTCGCCAAGGGATGCAGAACCATCTCAAGCCCCTATACATTAGAGCTAAAGTTGAACATGTGGGGGTGAACAAAGTTCTGGTGGACGGAAGAGCAACAGTTAATCTGATGCCTCAGTTCATGTTAAAAAAGATAGGTATGTTCGACACTGATGTTAAACCTCACAATATGGTATTGTCGAACTATGAGGGTAAGATAGGACAGACTCTGGGTGTCATACAAGTAGATCTGACCGTGGGATCAATCACAAGACCAACAATGTTCATGGTGATACCTGCGAAGGCGAATTACAACTTGCTGCTAGGAAGGGAATGGATCCATGGAATAGGGGCAATTCCTTCGACCATGCATTAGAGGATATCCATCTGGAAAGAAGATGGTGTAGTAGAAAATGTTGAAGCTGACCAAAGTTACTTCATGGCAGAAGTGAACCATGTAGATAAGACGAACTTCGACAGGAACCTGGCTCATATAGGACCATGCCACCCAGCTGAAGACATCTACTCCCCAAATAAAAATGCTTTGTATTTCTTGACTCTACATCCCAATGGTTTTCAGTGGGATAGGGAAATTATGGGGGACCCTGAAGAAGGGGAATCATCTGAAGTATGGCCAACAGGCTGGGATGAAGCCCTGGATTATGCCTGAGTCTTCTTTTTTTGAAAAGATTCCGGCCTACATGGCTGAGAACAAAAGAAAAGCGGCTCTCAAAGCCGAGATAACTAACATGGCTGACGAAGCCACATATGGTGAAATTTATAATGCAGGACCTGGGGAGTACTTTAAACCAAAACCCCATGACGAACAGGTACCTATGGAATTAAAAGACTAGAGGTTAGATGCCATCTATGACGAAGAGCCTCTGGgattcgaaaaagatccagtgaTGTCGAGTGCGAAGATGTTAGCGCAAGATCCCCTTAAAGAAATTGATCTTGGAGATGGGAGCACAAAAAGAATCACCTACATCAGCACAAAACTGGACCCCAAGTTGAAAGTAAGAATAAGTGGACTGTTAAGAGAAAACAAAGACTGATTTGCTTGGGACtacgacgagatgcctggtttgaAGAGGGAACTGGTCGAATTGAAGCTGCCTATCAAGGATGGCAAGAAGCCCATCAAGCAGACTCCAAGGAGAATCTCCCCAGAGATCCTCTCAAAGATAAAaaaagaggtcgaaagacttcttcGATGCAATTTCATCAGGACcacaaggtatgtcgaatggattgcaaacatagttcctgtaattaagaaaaatggctCTTTAAGAGTATGTATAGATTTTCGTGACCTAAATACAGCAAATCCTAAAGATGAGTATCCAATGCCTGTGGCAGAGATGCTGGTTGACTCAGCTGCAGGCCATGAATATCTTAGCatgcttgatggatattctggctATAACCAGATTTTCATTGCTGAAGAGGATGTTTCCAAAACAGCCTTTCGATGTCCAGGGGAAATAGGAACTTATGAGTGGATAGTTatgccatttggtttaaaaaatgttggggcaacataccagcgagCAATGAATTCTATATTCCATGATTATATAGAGACATTTATGCAGGTTTATATagatgatattgtgataaaatctaTATCAGACGAAAATAATCTAACCCATCTCAGCcaatcattcgaaagaatgagaaaacaTGGCTTAAAGATGAATCCTCTTAAATGTGCATTCTTTGTACAGGCTGGAGATTTTCtgggctttgtggtccataaaaagGGGATAGAAGTCAATCAGAATAAGATGAAGGATATTATGGAGACCAAAGCACCATTAACTAAGAAAGAATTGCAATCATTATTAGGAAAGATAAACTTCCTGAGAAGATTCATCTCAAACTTAAGTGGTCGAACTCAAGCCTTCTCTCCCCCCGTACGCCTGAAACAAGGGAAGTTCGAATGGAATGATGAACATcaaaaggcattcgacaagatcAAGCATTATCTGACGAATCCTCCTATCTTGGCACCACCATGTGGAAAGAAGCCTATGAGATTGTATATATCAGCTTCCGACACTACTATAGGTAGCATGTTAGCACAAGAGAATGAAtatggcgtcgaaagagccatttattatcttagtagggttttaaatgatgcagaaactagataCACTTCAATAGAAAAGTTGTGTCTTTGTTTGCATTTCTCTTGTACTAAACTTAAGTATTATATAAAACCTATTGATTTATACGTCTCTTCACACTTTGATGTCATTAAGTATATGTTATCGAAGCCAATAATGCACAGTCGAATTGGCAAATGGGCATTAGCCCTCACTGAATACTCTTTAGCCTTTATGCCTTTAAGAGCAATGAAGGTACAAATAGTATCAGACTTTATTGTAGACCATGCAGTGGTCGAAAGTCCTCAACTTCAAGTTGAGTTAAAACCTTGGAGATTATTCGTCGATGGTTTCACTCATAAGGATGGAAGTGGAGTTGGGATCATGATAATTTCTCCTGATGGaattccaacaaaactcaaatatAGAATCGAAGGTCCCCTTTGTTCTAACAACGAAGTAGAATATGAAGCCCTTATTGCAGGACTTAAGGCTTTGTTGGAATTGTGGGCAACTAGGGTCGAAATTAAAGGAGACTCAGAATTAGTAATTAAGCAACTAACGAAGGAGTACAAATgtataaaagaaaatttgattatgTATTTCGTCATTGCAAATAGGTTGCTCAATTTTTTTGAATATATAGACATAAAACATGTTCCTAGAATAAAAAACCAAGAAGCTAATGACTTAGCAAAAATAGCTTCAGGGTATAGAATTTCAAAAGAGAAGCTAGAGGAACTTGTCGAAGTAAGAGGAAAATCAATGGCTTCCAGATTGTCTCCGACAGATTTGGAAAACACTCAGTTAGGATATGCTAACAAAGAAGAGTTCGAAGTATTGGCCATTGATACCTTAATGGGTACAGATTGGAGGAATCCAATTATTAATTATCTCAAGGACCCTTCGATAGATACAGAAAGAAAAACCAAGTACAGGGCTTTATCTTATGTTTTGATGGGGAATGAATTATTCAAGAAAACCCCTGAAGGGATCCTGTTGAAATGTTTAGGAGAAAACGGGGCGTACTTAGCATTATCTAGTGTACATAGTGGAGCCTGTGGAGCACACCAGGTAGGCCAGAAGATGAAATGGTTGCTTTTAAGATATGGAATGTATTGGCCCACCATGTTAAAAGATTGTATAGAGTTTGCTAAGGGTTGCCAagaatgtcaagtacatgcaggaATTCAACATGCTCCTGCAAGTGAGCTTCATGCAATTATCAAGCCTTGGCCGTTCAGAGGTTGGGCATTAGATCtaattggggaaattcgaccTACTTCATCCAAAGGTCAAAAGTACATCCTTGTAGGAAttgactatttcactaaatgggtcGAAGCAGTATCTTTAGTAAATGTGTATCAAGAAACTGTCATTGAATTCATTCAAAGGCAAATATTATATAGATTTGGGATCCTAGAAAAgtataacaacagatcaaggatcagtttttactggtcgaaagatgcaagaatttgcaaaggaaatgggtttcaaattattaacatccacaccctattatgctcaagccaatgggcaagTCGAAGTAGCCAATAAAGTAATAATTGGTTTAATCAAAAAGCATGTAGGGAAGAACCCaaaaaattggcacaaaactTTAGATCAAGCACTTTGGGCTTGTCGAACCTCCCTTAAAGAAGCTACTAACACCACACCTTTCCAACTTACATTTGGACATGATGCAGTATTACCTGTCGAAATCTACTTGCAATCAGTGAGAATCCAAAGACAAGGAGAAATTCCATATGACCTATATTGGGAAATGATGATGAATGAACTGGTTGATTTGGACGAAGaaagtgtagcggggtattcgttacctttagatttatggactaaatcaaaagtaaatcatacatttcgagtcgccaccgcacttctatttatccaaaggaaaaggttagaaagcgaacaaaaaccaagaagttttatcaaataaaaaactaataaaaatgtcagagatctgggtaagggggttggttatgcaatgggaaggttttaagcacccaaaacatccttagtactctaagggagccattttcaccaatgttgtaaggtaggttggcatt encodes:
- the LOC127129439 gene encoding uncharacterized protein LOC127129439; amino-acid sequence: MAENKRKAALKAEITNMADEATYGEIYNAGPGEYFKPKPHDEQKNGSLRVCIDFRDLNTANPKDEYPMPVAEMLVDSAAGHEYLSMLDGYSGYNQIFIAEEDVSKTAFRCPGEIGTYEWIVMPFGLKNVGATYQRAMNSIFHDYIETFMQAGDFLGFVVHKKGIEVNQNKMKDIMETKAPLTKKELQSLLGKINFLRRFISNLSGRTQAFSPPVRLKQGKFEWNDEHQKAFDKIKHYLTNPPILAPPCGKKPMRLYISASDTTIETRYTSIEKLCLCLHFSCTKLKYYIKPIDLYVSSHFDVIKYMLSKPIMHSRIGKWALALTEYSLAFMPLRAMKVQIVSDFIVDHAVVESPQLQVELKPWRLFVDGFTHKDGSGVGIMIISPDGIPTKLKYRIEGPLCSNNEVEYEALIAGLKALLELWATRVEIKGDSELVIKQLTKEYKCIKENLIMYFVIANRLLNFFEYIDIKHVPRIKNQEANDLAKIASGYRISKEKLEELVEVRGKSMASRLSPTDLENTQLGYANKEEFEVLAIDTLMGTDWRNPIINYLKDPSIDTERKTKYRALSYVLMGNELFKKTPEGILLKCLGENGAYLALSSVHSGACGAHQVGQKMKWLLLRYGMYWPTMLKDCIEFAKGCQECQVHAGIQHAPASELHAIIKPWPFRGWALDLIGEIRPTSSKGQKYILVGIDYFTKWVEAVSLVNVYQETVIEFIQSITCRNLLAISENPKTRRNSI